In one window of Juglans regia cultivar Chandler chromosome 3, Walnut 2.0, whole genome shotgun sequence DNA:
- the LOC108982844 gene encoding probable WRKY transcription factor 49 has product MEEVMAAMWTTDRLEDELVRELLDNQSPFFVLPAEKISSGTEPNTGSTTHDPYLQHEEAVNRLMISNVYSGPTIEDIENVLSLTTSDDQPHQELSSQARISLLERGINKVEHKYTLRIKNHGNAIADDGYKWRKYGQKAIKNSPNPRSYYRCTNPRCSAKKQVERSLEDPETLIITYEGLHLHFAFPYFLNGQNQAPSSSTPLTMKKSKKTTSKAQDQETQQPQEAQADHLHHHHLDQSPPSDDLTTTAHQLAVVSPSEVVCPRDQYSWNPDHQEGMATQGLLQDVVPFMIRNPPINNINNVASSNSSSCSSYRSPTPSSTSPSNSLSWCAAYSATCFDIGF; this is encoded by the exons ATGGAGGAAGTAATGGCGGCTATGTGGACGACAGATAGGTTGGAAGACGAGCTGGTTAGAGAGCTTTTAGACAATCAGTCTCCTTTCTTTGTGCTACCTGCAGAGAAGATCAGTAGTGGTACGGAACCTAACACTGGCAGTACTACTCATGATCCTTATCTTCAGCACGAAGAGGCTGTTAACAGGCTCATGATCTCCAATGTCTATTCCGGGCCAACAATTGAAGATATTGAGAATGTATTGTCATTGACCACCTCGGATGATCAGCCCCACCAAGAACTTTCATCACAAGCCAG AATATCTTTGTTGGAAAGAGGTATAAACAAGGTTGAGCACAAGTACACTCTGAGAATCAAGAATCACGGCAATGCGATAGCTGATGACGGATATAAATGGAGGAAATACGGACAGAAAGCCATTAAGAATAGTCCTAATCCTAG AAGCTACTATAGGTGTACAAATCCAAGATGCAGTGCAAAGAAGCAGGTAGAGAGGTCCTTGGAGGACCCAGAGACACTCATCATCACCTACGAAGGACTCCATTTACACTTTGCTTTCCCATACTTCTTGAATGGCCAAAACCAAGCTCCCAGTAGTAGTACTCCATTAACAATGAAGAAGTCCAAGAAGACAACCTCAAAAGCACAAGACCAAGAAACCCAACAACCTCAGGAAGCACAAGCTGATCAcctgcatcatcatcatctagaTCAGAGCCCTCCATCAGATGATCTTACTACTACTGCGCATCAACTAGCTGTAGTAAGCCCATCTGAGGTAGTCTGCCCACGAGATCAGTATTCATGGAACCCAGATCATCAAGAAGGAATGGCCACACAAGGGTTGCTTCAAGATGTGGTGCCATTCATGATTAGAAATCCTCccatcaataatattaataatgtcgCATCCTCAAACTCCTCTTCTTGCTCCTCTTACCGCTCACCTACTCCAAGTAGTACCTCACCTTCTAATTCTCTGTCTTGGTGTGCTGCTTATTCTGCTACGTGTTTTGATATAggcttctag
- the LOC108979942 gene encoding laccase-17-like — protein MHRQKGMICTTSPNVPPFASTAVLLIFGLFVVSSLPEFAQGITRHYTFNIKYHNVTRLCHTRSIISVNGQFPGPRVVAREGDRVIVKVVNHVTNNVTIHWHGVRQLRSAWADGPAYVTQCPIQTGQTYTYNFTITGQRGTLLWHAHISWLRATLYGPIVILPKRNESYPFDKPYREIPILFGEWFNVDPEAVIKQALQTGAGPNVSDAYTINGLPGPLYNCSSKDTYKLKVKPGKTYLLRLINAALNDELFFSIANHTLTVVDADAVYVKPFETDKLLISPGQTTNVLLKTKPSYPNATFLMAARPYFTGQGTIDNSTVAGFLQYEHPSHRSSSSIKNVTLLNATLPAINATNVVADLARKLRSLANAQFPANVPQTVGRKFFFTVGLGTNPCPKNTTCQGPSNVTKFSASVNNVSFVLPSVAMLQAHFFGQSNGVYTTDFPANPPAPFNYTGTPPNNTNVSNGTRAVVLQFNTSVELVLQDTSILGAESHPLHLHGFNFFVVGQGFGNYDPNKDPASFNLVDPVERNTAGVPAGGWLAIRFLADNPGVWFMHCHLDVHTSWGLRMAWIVLDGPQPNQKLPPPPSDLPMC, from the exons ATGCACAGACAGAAAGGGATGATCTGTACAACTTCCCCCAATGTTCCTCCATTTGCTTCAACGGCGGTTCTGCTGATCTTTGGTCTCTTTGTAGTGTCTTCATTGCCAGAATTTGCACAAGGGATAACGAGGCACTACACATTCAAT ATCAAGTACCATAACGTGACGAGGTTGTGTCATACAAGGAGCATTATCAGTGTCAATGGGCAGTTTCCGGGGCCGCGGGTGGTGGCGAGGGAAGGAGATCGAGTGATTGTTAAGGTGGTTAATCATGTTACAAACAATGTTACCATTCATTG GCATGGAGTTAGGCAGCTTAGAAGCGCGTGGGCAGACGGACCAGCCTATGTCACGCAGTGTCCTATACAAACTGGACAGACCTACACATACAATTTCACCATTACTGGACAAAGAGGAACTCTCTTATGGCATGCTCACATCTCATGGCTAAGAGCCACCCTTTACGGACCCATCGTCATCCTCCCGAAGCGCAATGAATCTTATCCCTTTGACAAACCATACAGGGAAATTCCCATCCTATTTG GAGAGTGGTTCAACGTAGATCCAGAGGCTGTGATTAAACAGGCTCTCCAGACAGGAGCAGGTCCCAATGTCTCAGATGCATACACCATTAATGGTCTTCCGGGGCCATTGTACAACTGCTCTTCTAAAG ATACATACAAGCTAAAGGTAAAGCCGGGGAAGACGTATCTACTCCGCTTGATCAACGCTGCACTCAACGACGAGCTCTTCTTCAGTATCGCCAACCACACTCTCACCGTCGTCGACGCCGACGCTGTGTACGTTAAGCCTTTCGAAACTGACAAGCTCCTCATCTCCCCAGGCCAAACCACAAACGTTCTCCTGAAAACCAAGCCTAGCTACCCCAATGCCACATTCCTCATGGCCGCCAGGCCCTACTTCACTGGCCAGGGCACAATTGACAACTCCACCGTTGCCGGATTTCTCCAATACGAGCACCCTTCACACCGCTCATCCTCTTCCATTAAAAATGTTACTCTTCTTAACGCAACTCTCCCTGCCATCAATGCCACAAACGTCGTCGCAGATTTGGCCAGAAAACTCCGTAGCTTGGCCAATGCCCAGTTCCCTGCCAACGTTCCACAAACTGTGGGCAGGAAATTTTTCTTCACTGTCGGACTTGGGACCAACCCGTGTCCTAAAAATACAACCTGTCAAGGACCCAGCAACGTCACAAAATTTTCGGCTTCGGTTAACAACGTGTCTTTCGTGCTCCCGTCGGTGGCCATGCTCCAAGCCCACTTTTTCGGACAGTCCAATGGGGTTTACACCACTGATTTTCCGGCGAACCCACCGGCGCCATTCAACTATACGGGAACACCGCCCAATAACACTAACGTGAGCAACGGCACGCGTGCGGTGGTGCTACAGTTCAACACGAGTGTGGAGCTGGTACTGCAAGACACGAGTATTCTTGGAGCCGAGAGCCACCCTCTCCATCTacatggttttaatttctttgttgtcgGACAAGGTTTCGGGAACTATGATCCGAACAAGGACCCTGCGAGCTTCAATCTGGTGGACCCTGTTGAGAGGAACACCGCGGGTGTTCCTGCCGGTGGTTGGCTGGCTATTCGCTTCCTAGCAGACAACCCAG GGGTGTGGTTCATGCATTGTCATCTAGATGTTCACACAAGTTGGGGGCTGAGGATGGCGTGGATTGTGTTGGATGGACCGCAACCGAACCAGAAATTACCACCGCCACCGTCTGATCTTCCTATGTGTTAA